In Marinobacter salsuginis, one DNA window encodes the following:
- the cynS gene encoding cyanase, giving the protein MMNKELMTAKILEAKVSKGMTWEAIAEAIGMSPVFTTSAALGMNSLSEDKAFALCETLGLEKPVAEALQVCPKKAWDGAVPQDPLIYRLYEVVGVYGDTMKELIHEKFGDGIMSAIDFTMDIEKEENPKGDRVVVTMNGKFLPYKAW; this is encoded by the coding sequence ATGATGAACAAAGAACTGATGACCGCAAAAATCCTGGAAGCCAAAGTGTCCAAGGGCATGACCTGGGAAGCCATCGCCGAAGCCATCGGCATGTCCCCGGTGTTCACCACCTCGGCCGCCCTGGGCATGAACAGCCTCAGCGAAGACAAGGCCTTTGCCCTGTGCGAAACCCTGGGCCTGGAAAAGCCGGTGGCCGAAGCCCTGCAGGTCTGCCCGAAAAAAGCCTGGGATGGCGCCGTTCCCCAGGATCCGCTGATTTACCGTCTGTATGAAGTGGTGGGCGTTTACGGCGACACCATGAAGGAACTCATCCACGAGAAGTTCGGTGACGGCATCATGAGTGCCATCGATTTCACCATGGACATCGAGAAGGAAGAGAATCCGAAGGGCGACCGTGTTGTCGTGACTATGAAC